One stretch of Chitinophaga pendula DNA includes these proteins:
- the ureE gene encoding urease accessory protein UreE has translation MIMVQSITGNIADHPADNRQHDKLSLHWYETTRRIQRKHTAQGREIALKLFKEGHRLRQGDILYIDDQIIISVDILPCETIVITPRSLLEMGTVCYEIGNKHLPIFIQDDQVLIPAEGPLFRWLHANGYAPVLEQRQLTNMLRSEVTPHAHGSAGSSLFSRIMQIASK, from the coding sequence ATGATAATGGTACAATCCATAACAGGCAATATCGCCGATCACCCGGCAGACAATCGTCAGCACGACAAACTATCCCTGCATTGGTACGAAACCACCCGCCGCATCCAGCGCAAACACACCGCCCAGGGCAGGGAAATAGCGTTGAAGTTGTTCAAGGAAGGACATCGCCTCCGACAGGGAGATATCCTCTATATAGATGATCAAATCATTATCAGCGTCGATATATTACCTTGCGAAACCATCGTCATCACCCCCCGCTCCTTACTGGAAATGGGCACCGTCTGCTACGAAATAGGCAATAAACACCTGCCCATATTCATACAGGACGATCAGGTACTCATACCGGCAGAAGGCCCGCTATTCCGCTGGCTGCATGCCAATGGCTACGCACCCGTACTCGAACAACGACAGCTCACCAATATGCTCCGCTCCGAAGTAACACCGCATGCTCACGGCAGCGCCGGTAGCTCCCTGTTCTCCCGTATCATGCAGATCGCTTCAAAATAA
- a CDS encoding urease accessory protein UreF: protein MQLHHLASLLHLSDPTLPVGGYSHSAGLETYVQQRLVKDVASAEQYIRQMLQVNIRYNDAAFASLAYDAATADDITTLLLLDETAEALKAPREIRQASQKLCLRLIKIFSRQQDLPLLTAYHQTIRNGNAAGHYAIAFGAYAAAWQIPKEAALYAFYYNATVGIVTNCVKLIPLGQLDGQDMLFRLQPALQQLALATLQPDPDRLGLCSPAFDIRCMQHERLYSRLYMS from the coding sequence ATGCAACTACACCACCTGGCCAGCCTCCTGCACCTGTCCGATCCCACATTGCCGGTCGGTGGATACAGCCATAGCGCCGGCCTGGAAACATACGTACAACAACGCCTCGTAAAAGATGTCGCCAGCGCAGAACAATACATCCGCCAGATGCTGCAGGTCAACATCCGCTACAACGATGCCGCCTTCGCCAGCCTGGCCTATGACGCCGCCACTGCTGATGATATCACAACACTACTGCTCCTCGACGAAACGGCAGAAGCATTGAAAGCCCCCAGGGAAATACGCCAGGCCAGCCAGAAACTCTGCCTGCGGCTGATCAAAATATTCAGCCGCCAGCAAGACCTGCCACTGCTCACCGCCTATCACCAGACCATCCGCAATGGCAACGCCGCCGGACACTATGCCATCGCATTCGGCGCATACGCCGCCGCCTGGCAAATACCCAAAGAAGCAGCCCTATACGCGTTTTATTATAATGCGACCGTCGGCATAGTCACCAATTGTGTCAAACTGATACCATTAGGCCAGCTCGACGGACAGGATATGCTCTTCCGGCTGCAACCCGCACTACAACAGCTAGCCCTCGCAACCTTACAGCCCGATCCAGATCGCCTCGGACTTTGCAGCCCGGCATTCGATATCCGCTGCATGCAACACGAAAGACTGTACTCAAGATTGTATATGTCCTGA
- the ureG gene encoding urease accessory protein UreG — MNERTYVKIGIAGPVGSGKTALIERLTRRLADQYSLGVITNDIYTKEDAEFLTKHSLLPPQRIIGVETGGCPHTAIREDASMNLEAVDEMVTRFPDITIVFIESGGDNLSATFSPDLADVTIFVIDVAEGDKIPRKGGPGITRSDLLVINKIDLAPYVGANLQVMEQDARRMRQGQPFVFTNLVSEQGLDTVIGWIRKYALLETADEPPLTR, encoded by the coding sequence ATGAATGAACGTACATATGTGAAGATCGGTATAGCCGGTCCCGTCGGCTCCGGTAAAACCGCCCTCATCGAAAGACTGACCCGCCGCCTCGCAGATCAATACAGCCTCGGCGTCATCACCAACGATATCTACACAAAAGAAGATGCGGAATTCCTAACCAAACACAGCCTCCTGCCACCACAACGTATCATAGGTGTCGAAACCGGCGGATGCCCCCATACCGCCATCCGCGAAGATGCCAGCATGAACCTCGAAGCAGTAGATGAAATGGTAACCCGCTTCCCCGACATTACCATCGTATTCATAGAAAGTGGCGGCGATAACCTCTCCGCGACCTTCAGCCCCGATCTCGCAGATGTCACCATCTTCGTCATTGATGTAGCCGAAGGAGATAAAATACCGCGCAAAGGTGGCCCAGGTATCACCCGCTCCGACCTCCTCGTCATCAACAAAATCGACCTCGCCCCATACGTAGGCGCCAACCTCCAGGTAATGGAACAGGACGCCCGCCGCATGAGACAAGGCCAACCCTTCGTATTCACCAACCTCGTCAGCGAACAGGGCCTCGATACCGTAATCGGATGGATACGCAAATATGCCTTATTGGAAACAGCCGACGAACCGCCACTGACCAGATGA
- a CDS encoding urease accessory protein UreD, producing the protein MDTQICLIGNSRRTATDQMISELKLTTALRGITSYMADVFFTPPFKIANVSASRNSECLHLILMSASPGMLDGDHYRMYIHTGPGTSLKLQTQAYQRLYTMQQGASQHMEIQMDNGSTLHFIPHPLVPQKQAHYTAVNRINLTENCRLYWGEIVTCGRKLNGEIFHFTRLHIRTEIRYRQKLVLLDNLLLEPAIMDLSAVGCLEGYTHQGTFLLFDTHTGTDLPALADNIYNILESSAGITAGISLTAGPGIVVRLLAQGAELLYDQMQQIAALTQQHITQQTS; encoded by the coding sequence ATGGATACGCAAATATGCCTTATTGGAAACAGCCGACGAACCGCCACTGACCAGATGATCAGCGAACTAAAACTCACGACCGCACTACGGGGCATCACCTCCTACATGGCCGATGTATTCTTCACGCCGCCGTTTAAGATCGCCAACGTAAGCGCCAGCCGCAATAGCGAATGCCTTCACCTTATCCTCATGAGCGCATCCCCGGGAATGCTGGATGGAGACCACTATCGCATGTACATCCATACCGGACCGGGAACCTCCCTGAAACTGCAGACACAGGCCTATCAACGCCTGTATACGATGCAACAGGGCGCTTCCCAACATATGGAGATACAAATGGACAACGGCAGCACCCTCCACTTCATACCACATCCACTCGTACCACAAAAACAAGCCCACTACACCGCCGTCAACCGCATCAACCTGACAGAAAACTGCCGCCTCTACTGGGGCGAGATCGTCACCTGTGGCCGCAAACTGAATGGCGAAATATTCCACTTCACCCGGCTGCACATCCGGACCGAAATAAGATACCGCCAGAAACTCGTCCTACTCGATAACCTCCTGCTCGAACCAGCTATCATGGACCTCTCTGCCGTCGGATGCCTCGAAGGATACACCCACCAGGGCACCTTCCTGCTATTCGATACCCACACCGGCACCGATCTCCCCGCACTGGCAGATAACATCTACAACATACTGGAAAGCTCCGCCGGCATCACCGCCGGCATATCCCTCACCGCCGGACCGGGCATCGTCGTCCGCCTGTTAGCACAGGGTGCAGAACTACTGTACGATCAGATGCAGCAGATCGCAGCCCTCACACAACAACACATTACACAACAAACATCATAA
- a CDS encoding urease accessory protein UreH domain-containing protein yields the protein MNIETSALLATAITISCIHTASGPDHYVPFIVLSRTRRWSIGKTILWTVLCGLGHVLSSLLIGLVGIFLGWQLSRFDAISEIRGGIAGWTLLWLGIVYLIWGIRSAWKNKPHKHFDIYDNGEMYVYEHQHGSAVVYPQQRFKVTPWVLFAIFVMGPSEPLLPLLTYSGAQQSVQSIILLITTFTLFTVLTMVTMVLLGYFGFSLLKNNWIERYMAAISGAAVTVCGIGMVFLEW from the coding sequence ATGAACATAGAAACAAGCGCCCTACTGGCCACCGCCATCACCATCAGCTGTATACATACCGCCTCCGGACCAGACCACTACGTGCCGTTCATCGTATTGTCACGCACCCGCCGCTGGTCAATTGGCAAAACCATCCTGTGGACCGTCCTCTGCGGATTAGGACATGTACTCAGCTCCCTCCTCATAGGACTCGTCGGCATATTCCTCGGCTGGCAACTTTCCCGCTTCGATGCAATCTCCGAAATAAGAGGGGGCATCGCCGGCTGGACACTACTCTGGCTAGGCATCGTATACCTCATCTGGGGCATACGCAGCGCTTGGAAAAATAAACCACACAAACACTTCGATATCTATGATAATGGAGAAATGTATGTCTACGAACACCAACATGGCTCCGCCGTCGTATACCCGCAACAACGTTTTAAAGTCACCCCCTGGGTCCTCTTCGCTATCTTCGTCATGGGCCCCTCCGAACCTCTCCTGCCATTACTAACCTACTCCGGTGCCCAGCAGTCCGTACAAAGCATCATCCTGCTGATCACCACATTCACCTTGTTCACCGTACTCACAATGGTAACAATGGTACTCCTCGGATACTTCGGCTTCTCATTATTAAAAAACAATTGGATAGAACGTTACATGGCCGCTATCAGTGGTGCCGCAGTAACCGTCTGTGGAATTGGAATGGTCTTCCTCGAATGGTGA
- a CDS encoding TonB-dependent receptor translates to MIQRYKLLLLIAIAVTAHLHTCAQYILKGIIRHKDTNLPLEDANIASRQGTHAHSNRAGTFTLRLQQLPDTLLISHIGFEPQQIAVNTAGQTLAISLAPAAVRLDQVTVSSGAPVWNQVAKIDLQMTPVRSAQDLLRKVPGLFIAQHAGGGKAEQIFLRGFDVDHGTDVTITADGLPVNMPSHAHGQGYADLHFLIPETIRDIDFGKGAYYANKGDFNTAGYVNFSTFDRLDHSLIKLEGGQFNTKRMVALIDLTGQQTSAAKSNGYIAGEYYLTDGPFDHPQHFNRLNFMGKYNTWLNEHSYLSLQASTFSSKWDASGQIPLRAVNEGKISRFGTIDPTEGGNTSRTNLAANYYRIIDEHSSLKSLFYFVRYDFSLFSNFTFFLNDPVNGDEIHQAEGRSIYGFDHQYSHQQTLGKGSLNWLAGLGFRYDDINDLQLSQVYQRDSLLNRKAWGNVDEHNLYAYLNAEWKTGKFTLNPALRVNHFIFNYDDKLLPGYQLQAARKTNVSPKLNMAYQLTPSWQLYLKTGMGFHSNDARVVLAQQGKHILPRSYGADLGAVIRPIPGLILQPALWYLFLEQEFVYVGDEAVVEPSGKSRRLGADLGIRYQPLSWLYLDIDVNYANARFTSAPKGEQYVPLAPVLTSTGGIAVKLPIGLSANLRYRYIKDRPANEDNTATAQGYFINDLAISYSRKKWEIGLQVENLFNIKWREAQFYSESRLKDEPDPVSEIHFTPGTPTWARAHIAFRF, encoded by the coding sequence ATGATCCAACGCTACAAATTACTGTTGCTGATAGCCATTGCTGTCACCGCTCACCTGCATACCTGCGCACAATACATCCTCAAAGGAATAATCCGCCATAAGGATACCAACCTCCCGCTGGAAGATGCCAACATCGCCTCCCGCCAGGGCACACATGCCCACAGCAATCGCGCCGGTACCTTCACCCTCCGGTTGCAACAACTGCCGGATACCTTGCTGATCTCTCATATCGGCTTCGAACCCCAGCAGATAGCCGTCAATACCGCCGGCCAAACCCTCGCTATATCCCTGGCCCCAGCCGCCGTTAGGCTGGACCAGGTCACCGTCAGCTCCGGCGCTCCCGTCTGGAACCAGGTGGCCAAAATAGACCTGCAAATGACACCCGTACGCTCCGCACAAGACCTCCTGCGTAAAGTGCCAGGCCTCTTTATCGCCCAGCACGCCGGCGGTGGTAAAGCCGAACAGATATTCCTCCGTGGCTTCGACGTCGATCATGGCACCGACGTAACCATCACCGCCGATGGCCTCCCCGTAAATATGCCCTCCCATGCACATGGACAGGGATATGCCGACCTCCACTTCCTCATCCCGGAAACCATCCGCGATATCGACTTCGGAAAAGGAGCATACTACGCCAACAAAGGAGATTTTAATACCGCCGGATACGTCAACTTCTCCACCTTCGACCGCCTCGATCATAGCCTCATCAAACTGGAAGGAGGACAATTCAATACCAAACGCATGGTAGCCCTCATTGATCTCACCGGTCAACAGACCTCCGCCGCTAAAAGCAATGGCTACATAGCCGGAGAATACTACCTCACAGATGGTCCTTTCGATCATCCCCAGCATTTCAACCGCCTCAACTTCATGGGTAAATACAATACCTGGCTCAACGAACATAGCTATCTCAGCTTGCAGGCATCGACCTTCAGCTCCAAATGGGACGCCTCCGGACAGATCCCCCTGCGAGCCGTCAACGAAGGAAAGATCAGCCGCTTCGGTACCATCGACCCCACAGAAGGTGGCAACACCAGCCGCACCAACCTCGCCGCCAACTACTACCGCATCATAGACGAACATAGCAGCCTGAAAAGCCTGTTCTATTTCGTACGATACGACTTCTCCCTGTTCTCCAACTTTACCTTCTTCCTCAACGATCCCGTCAACGGCGATGAAATACACCAGGCAGAAGGTCGCAGTATATATGGCTTCGATCACCAATACAGCCACCAGCAAACCCTCGGTAAAGGCTCCCTCAACTGGCTGGCAGGCCTCGGATTTCGTTACGACGATATCAATGACCTCCAGCTCAGTCAGGTATACCAGCGCGATAGCCTCCTCAACCGCAAAGCTTGGGGAAATGTAGATGAACATAACCTCTACGCCTATCTGAATGCAGAATGGAAAACCGGCAAATTCACCCTCAACCCGGCCCTGCGCGTAAACCATTTCATATTTAATTATGATGATAAACTCCTGCCGGGCTATCAACTGCAGGCCGCCCGCAAAACCAACGTCAGCCCGAAACTGAACATGGCCTACCAGCTCACACCATCCTGGCAGCTATACCTCAAAACCGGTATGGGCTTCCACTCCAACGATGCCAGGGTAGTTCTCGCCCAACAGGGCAAACACATCCTGCCGCGTTCCTATGGCGCCGACCTCGGTGCCGTTATCCGACCCATACCTGGCCTGATCTTACAACCTGCCCTCTGGTACCTGTTCCTCGAACAGGAATTCGTATACGTCGGCGACGAAGCCGTAGTAGAACCGTCCGGCAAATCACGCCGCTTGGGTGCCGACCTGGGTATCCGGTATCAACCCCTGTCCTGGCTATACCTCGACATAGATGTCAACTACGCCAACGCCCGCTTTACCTCCGCACCCAAAGGAGAACAATACGTACCCCTGGCGCCCGTACTGACCAGCACCGGCGGCATCGCCGTCAAATTGCCTATCGGACTGTCCGCCAACCTGCGTTACCGCTATATCAAAGACAGACCTGCCAATGAAGACAACACCGCAACCGCACAAGGATACTTTATCAACGACCTCGCCATTAGCTACAGCCGCAAAAAATGGGAAATAGGCCTACAGGTAGAAAACCTGTTCAACATAAAATGGCGGGAAGCACAGTTCTATTCAGAATCACGCCTCAAAGACGAACCGGATCCCGTATCCGAAATCCACTTCACACCAGGTACACCCACCTGGGCACGTGCACATATCGCTTTCAGATTTTAA
- a CDS encoding DUF5686 and carboxypeptidase regulatory-like domain-containing protein, with translation MIRFQLTLLFVFVIACCQAGIIRGRITDARQQPLPFATVMLKGTTIGTTTNANGEYRLDAPDGNYTVVCQYIGYRKKEQTASISNTPNTLDFILEPLSLQIKEVVVKAGGEDPAYAIIRQAIKKRNYYQHQVKAYTSEAYIKGLLKLRGVPKSFFGQKVDTKDLGVDSAGKGIVFLSESLTKISYQAPDQLKLEVISGRQSGGGFGFNFPTYINFYDNNVTAVISQVSPRGYISPIAQNAISFYKYRLEGSFVEDGRTVNKIAVIPRRKYEPLFSGHIFITDGDWRIHSTDLELTKDYQLELIDTLRIRQTHVPVTTDVWRTKDQVLYIALKQFGFNVAGTFVNVYSNYNLQPDFKPKYFNKTIMKYDTAFNDKKIAYWDSIRPVPLEVDEQKDFHQKDSIAHAMKDSLAARKNIDSLRKHQPPVKWSAPFFGGITRHYYFRKDTGIGSHILHVKPLLTQLEYNTVEGLVVNVKPELRLSLKGNNSLSIAPVIRYGFSNTHLNAYTRLTWTKNARLGQRLGTNTWSLAGGKRISQFNKEEPIRPLINEIYTLLLKENYMKLYENWFGQLQFRREFQNSAVLSAGLTYEDRIPVVNTTDFVLFKNDQKSFTPNYPVELTSVPMVRHQALVLDLGFRIQPGQRFIEMPDRKFAIGSDLPTFEVAYSKGIYNIAGSDVDFDKWQVRVFDKMNFKLFGEFHYNIGAGGFINDKRVGLPDYRHFNGNQTFFNDKYLNSFSLAPYYQYSTTAAFYATGHVEHHFNGLLTNKIPLLQKLKWNLVAGSNAFYVNSDNNYVEIFAGLENIFKVLRVDVVAGYQSKDNTRVGVRLGMGGLLGGMVNSARGK, from the coding sequence ATGATCAGGTTTCAGCTAACCTTGCTGTTCGTCTTCGTTATTGCCTGTTGCCAGGCAGGTATCATCCGCGGTAGAATAACAGACGCCCGCCAGCAACCATTGCCTTTTGCCACCGTCATGCTGAAAGGAACAACCATCGGCACTACCACCAACGCAAATGGAGAATATCGCCTCGACGCACCAGATGGAAACTATACCGTAGTATGCCAGTATATCGGCTACCGCAAAAAAGAACAAACTGCCTCCATCAGCAACACACCCAACACCCTCGACTTCATACTCGAACCACTAAGCCTTCAGATAAAAGAAGTAGTCGTTAAAGCAGGAGGAGAGGACCCCGCATACGCCATCATACGGCAGGCCATCAAAAAAAGAAACTACTACCAGCACCAGGTGAAAGCCTACACAAGCGAAGCATATATCAAAGGACTGCTCAAATTGAGAGGAGTACCCAAATCCTTCTTCGGACAAAAAGTAGATACCAAAGACCTGGGCGTAGACTCCGCAGGAAAAGGAATCGTATTCCTCTCCGAATCACTAACCAAAATATCCTATCAGGCACCGGATCAACTCAAACTCGAAGTAATCTCCGGCCGCCAAAGCGGTGGCGGATTCGGATTTAACTTCCCCACCTATATCAACTTCTACGATAATAACGTAACCGCCGTCATCTCCCAGGTCAGCCCCCGCGGATACATATCTCCCATCGCACAAAACGCAATCTCATTCTATAAATACCGCCTGGAAGGATCATTCGTGGAAGATGGCAGAACCGTCAACAAAATCGCCGTCATACCCAGACGTAAATACGAACCACTGTTCTCCGGACATATCTTCATCACCGATGGCGACTGGCGCATCCACAGCACCGACCTGGAACTCACCAAAGACTACCAGCTCGAACTGATCGATACCCTGCGCATCCGCCAAACCCACGTACCCGTCACCACAGACGTATGGCGCACCAAAGACCAGGTACTCTACATCGCCTTGAAACAATTCGGCTTCAACGTAGCAGGTACCTTCGTAAACGTATATTCTAACTATAACCTCCAACCCGACTTTAAGCCTAAGTATTTCAATAAGACCATCATGAAATACGATACGGCCTTCAATGATAAAAAAATCGCCTACTGGGATAGCATCCGGCCCGTACCACTCGAAGTCGATGAACAAAAAGACTTCCACCAGAAAGATAGTATCGCCCACGCCATGAAAGACAGCCTGGCCGCCAGAAAGAACATCGATTCCCTCCGCAAACATCAGCCGCCTGTCAAATGGTCCGCACCCTTCTTCGGAGGTATCACCCGGCACTACTATTTCCGCAAAGACACCGGCATCGGCAGCCATATCCTACACGTTAAACCATTGCTGACACAGCTGGAATACAACACCGTAGAAGGACTGGTAGTCAACGTAAAACCAGAACTACGACTATCCCTCAAAGGCAATAACAGCCTGTCGATAGCTCCAGTAATCCGCTATGGCTTCAGCAATACACACCTCAATGCCTACACGCGGCTCACTTGGACAAAGAACGCCCGGCTGGGCCAACGCCTGGGAACAAACACCTGGTCGCTCGCAGGAGGGAAGCGCATCTCGCAATTCAATAAAGAAGAACCCATCCGCCCGCTGATCAACGAAATATATACCCTGCTCCTCAAAGAAAACTACATGAAACTCTATGAGAACTGGTTCGGACAACTACAATTCCGACGCGAGTTCCAGAATAGCGCCGTACTCTCAGCAGGCCTGACCTACGAAGACCGTATCCCCGTAGTCAATACCACCGACTTCGTACTCTTTAAAAATGATCAGAAATCCTTCACACCTAACTATCCGGTAGAATTGACATCTGTACCAATGGTAAGACACCAGGCACTGGTACTCGACCTGGGATTCCGTATACAGCCAGGGCAGCGCTTCATAGAAATGCCCGATCGTAAATTCGCCATAGGGTCCGACCTGCCAACCTTTGAAGTAGCATACAGCAAAGGCATCTACAACATCGCCGGCAGCGACGTCGACTTCGACAAATGGCAGGTACGCGTATTCGATAAGATGAACTTCAAACTGTTCGGAGAGTTTCATTACAACATCGGAGCGGGTGGCTTTATCAACGACAAAAGAGTCGGCCTGCCAGACTATCGCCATTTTAACGGGAATCAAACCTTCTTCAACGATAAATACCTGAATAGCTTCTCGCTGGCGCCATATTACCAATACAGCACAACCGCCGCATTCTACGCAACAGGCCATGTAGAACACCACTTCAATGGCCTCCTGACTAATAAAATACCGCTGTTGCAAAAACTAAAATGGAACCTCGTCGCCGGATCAAATGCCTTCTATGTGAACAGCGACAATAACTACGTGGAAATATTCGCAGGCCTGGAGAATATCTTTAAGGTACTGAGAGTAGACGTAGTAGCGGGTTATCAAAGCAAAGACAACACCCGCGTAGGCGTAAGACTGGGAATGGGTGGATTATTAGGTGGAATGGTTAACAGCGCCAGAGGTAAATAG
- the trhO gene encoding oxygen-dependent tRNA uridine(34) hydroxylase TrhO has product MTLHNRVSAAELKQRLQQETFPRTTISFYQYAKIEDPQVFRDELYLALSQWAVFGRIYVASEGINAQISVPSHYFEALKSHLYSIPFLHGIRLNVAVDDDGKSFWVLKIKVRDKIVADGIDDPTFDMANKGKYLDARAFNALTDDPDTIVVDMRNHYEFEVGHFDKAIEIPSDTFRDQLPMAASMLENNKDKNIVMYCTGGIRCEKASAYLLHKGFTNVYHLEGGIIEYTNKAKEQGLPVKFKGKNFVFDDRLGERITEDIISHCHQCGAPCDTHTNCKNDGCHLLFIQCAACAEKHAGCCSEACHDVLLLPAEERDALRKGVDKGLMYFNKSKKRLRPRLGETSQD; this is encoded by the coding sequence ATGACATTACACAACAGAGTATCTGCAGCGGAGCTGAAGCAGCGGCTGCAACAGGAGACATTTCCTCGCACTACCATTTCATTTTACCAGTACGCAAAGATTGAAGATCCCCAGGTATTCCGGGATGAACTGTATCTGGCACTTAGCCAGTGGGCGGTATTTGGTCGTATTTATGTGGCCAGCGAAGGTATTAATGCACAGATCAGCGTGCCTTCTCACTATTTTGAGGCGTTGAAATCTCATCTTTACAGTATCCCGTTCCTGCACGGCATCCGGCTGAATGTAGCCGTAGATGACGATGGGAAGTCGTTTTGGGTATTAAAGATCAAGGTAAGGGATAAGATCGTAGCCGATGGCATCGACGATCCTACTTTTGATATGGCGAACAAAGGGAAGTATCTGGATGCGCGCGCCTTTAATGCGCTAACGGATGATCCGGACACCATTGTGGTGGACATGCGTAATCACTATGAATTCGAGGTAGGACATTTTGACAAGGCGATAGAGATCCCCTCTGATACTTTCCGCGACCAGTTGCCGATGGCGGCATCTATGCTGGAGAATAACAAGGATAAGAACATTGTGATGTATTGCACGGGAGGCATCCGCTGTGAGAAGGCGTCGGCTTACCTGTTGCACAAAGGGTTTACCAATGTGTATCATCTGGAAGGCGGTATCATTGAGTACACCAACAAAGCGAAGGAACAGGGTTTGCCTGTCAAGTTTAAAGGCAAAAACTTTGTGTTTGACGATCGTTTAGGCGAGCGTATCACGGAAGATATCATCAGCCATTGTCATCAGTGTGGGGCGCCATGCGACACCCATACTAACTGTAAGAATGACGGTTGTCACCTGTTATTCATACAATGTGCGGCCTGTGCGGAGAAACATGCCGGCTGTTGCAGTGAAGCGTGTCATGATGTACTCCTGCTTCCAGCGGAGGAGCGTGATGCACTTCGTAAGGGAGTGGACAAAGGTCTGATGTACTTCAATAAATCGAAAAAGCGATTGCGGCCCAGATTAGGAGAGACTTCACAGGACTAA
- a CDS encoding LytR/AlgR family response regulator transcription factor: MKLKCLIVDDEPMARKGLMEYCEETGFLEPVASVPSAVKALAILREEPIQLLFLDVQMPGMTGIELLKVLAQPPLVVFTTAYSEYAVESFELNVLDYLLKPVAFDRFLKAALKAQSWYEYQRAAPGAGKDFFFIKCDNKLEKLFFDDILYVEALQNYVAIQTTQRRYLTYVTFKGVEAYLPSDRFIKVHKSYLVALSKIDSIMGNELSVGVHQIPLSRSMKEEVLSRILDNRFLKRE; encoded by the coding sequence ATGAAGTTAAAATGTCTGATTGTAGATGATGAGCCGATGGCCCGCAAAGGTTTAATGGAATATTGTGAGGAGACTGGTTTTCTCGAACCTGTCGCCAGTGTTCCATCGGCTGTAAAGGCGCTCGCTATTTTGCGGGAGGAGCCGATACAGTTGTTATTCCTGGATGTGCAGATGCCCGGTATGACGGGTATTGAGTTATTAAAGGTGTTGGCACAGCCACCCCTCGTGGTATTTACCACTGCTTATTCCGAATATGCGGTAGAGAGTTTTGAGCTGAATGTATTGGATTACCTGTTAAAGCCTGTTGCTTTTGACCGTTTTTTAAAGGCGGCTTTAAAGGCACAGTCCTGGTATGAGTATCAACGGGCTGCACCTGGCGCCGGCAAGGATTTCTTTTTCATCAAGTGTGACAATAAGCTGGAGAAGCTGTTTTTTGACGATATCCTGTATGTGGAAGCGCTTCAGAACTATGTTGCTATCCAGACTACGCAACGGAGATACCTTACCTATGTGACCTTTAAGGGAGTGGAAGCATATCTCCCTTCGGATCGTTTTATCAAAGTTCATAAGTCTTACCTGGTTGCCCTTTCTAAAATTGACAGTATTATGGGCAACGAGTTAAGTGTTGGCGTCCACCAGATACCACTTAGTCGCAGTATGAAGGAGGAAGTGCTATCGCGTATTCTTGACAACCGTTTTCTCAAGAGGGAATAG